A single region of the Laspinema palackyanum D2c genome encodes:
- a CDS encoding DUF4351 domain-containing protein has product MSFLYFQAEWSTILPEEQEGLMEIVTSWMEQGIKQGIKQGIEQGIEQGRRQAEVSLVQRQLNRCCGGISPELDLAVRQLSILQLEELSEALLDFTSEADLVAWLNERTEV; this is encoded by the coding sequence TTGTCTTTTCTCTACTTTCAAGCCGAATGGAGTACCATTTTACCCGAAGAACAGGAGGGACTCATGGAAATCGTCACCAGTTGGATGGAACAAGGAATCAAACAAGGAATCAAACAGGGAATCGAACAGGGAATCGAACAGGGGAGACGGCAAGCAGAGGTTTCCCTGGTTCAGCGTCAACTTAACCGCTGTTGCGGCGGCATTTCTCCCGAGTTAGATTTGGCAGTCCGACAGTTATCGATTCTCCAGTTAGAGGAGTTGAGCGAGGCCCTCCTGGATTTTACCAGTGAAGCGGATCTCGTCGCCTGGTTGAACGAAAGAACCGAGGTTTAA
- the cas2 gene encoding CRISPR-associated endonuclease Cas2: MYQPFSSQQYSVFECPLDEETLTGLMENRWVKVLNLSEDSLRAYPLTRTAKKQAKIYGSPPLYEPPDYLIF, encoded by the coding sequence ATTTATCAGCCTTTTTCGAGTCAGCAGTATTCGGTGTTTGAGTGTCCCCTGGATGAGGAAACTCTCACGGGGTTGATGGAGAATCGCTGGGTGAAGGTGTTGAACCTGTCGGAAGACAGTCTGCGCGCCTATCCGTTGACTCGGACGGCGAAGAAGCAGGCGAAAATTTACGGCAGTCCTCCGCTGTATGAACCCCCGGATTATTTAATTTTTTGA
- a CDS encoding non-ribosomal peptide synthetase, which produces MESNCFDSPLTPSPDGLNLSPEIDVFVFPTSFAQQRLWFIDQFAPGHSFYNVTTALRLTGEVNLTALTATFTAIGNRHEALRTRFAAVEGEPVQVIAPEAEIPLNWVDLRWFPPEEQFAEVQRLAGVESERGFNLSTGPLMRVTLLQLGELEWILLLNLHHIISDDWSMGVLIREWGEIYGALVANRPINLPELPLQYADFAEWQREWFQGEVLEQQLGYWRQQLRGIVPLNLPGDFPPSPRPSYQGGSLQIEFSPALTQGLKRLSQDAGVTLFMTLLAGFQLLLSRYSQQDEVTVGSPIANRNRSEIEGLIGFFVNSLVLRTSVAGNPTVREFLARVREVTLGAYAHQDLPFEKVVEALHPDRVLTVHPLFQVVFNLQNAPMQELELPGLTVSSMSLGVKTTRFDLEVHLWEAGDSFRRTYGEDWQHGEGLRGLVVYNRSRFQGETVNQMLEQFKTVLENMVKNPEECINQVGLISEQEQGKLREWNQTQTEYPQGGIPQQFEAQVLAHPEAVAVTIAGESLSYGELNRRSNQVAHYLQKLGIESEEVVGICAEQSLEAIVGMVGILKAGGAYLPLDPSYPRDRLEWMGEDAAIRVVLTPERFEQQLSAVGEVRVCLDGDWQAISQESPENLTASISGSRLAYVIYTSGSTGTPKGVAVSHRAVNRLVLNTNYIQITPQDRIAQAATLAFDAATFEIWGALLNGAHLVGISPAVILSPHDLVRELQEKQIDILFLTTALFQQVVRAIPQGFQSLRCLLFGGETVDPRWVKKLLKQGMPQELLHVYGPTENTTFSTYYRIDSLPEAAKTIPIGKPIANTEVYLLDEQLQPVPVGISGEIYLGGDGLARGYLNRPQLTEERFIIYPGDTSGRRLYKTGDLGRYKPDGNLEFLGRIDHQVKIRGYRIELGEIEAMLCQHPGVAAAVAIAQEEIPGDKQLVAYVVPRVTPGESSGLNIGELRRFMSEKLPRYMLPAAYALLEVLPLTQNGKINRQILPEIETTFEELPENYVAPRTSVEELLVDIWRQVLGKPQVGVYDNFFELGGHSLLATQLISRIRDGLKIELPVSQLFEAPTVASLANYIETVSWAAKQPKWSNPNQDFTEEVEF; this is translated from the coding sequence ATGGAATCCAACTGTTTTGACTCTCCTTTAACCCCCTCGCCGGATGGTTTAAATCTCTCTCCGGAGATAGATGTATTTGTCTTCCCCACCTCTTTTGCTCAACAGCGATTGTGGTTTATTGACCAGTTTGCTCCCGGTCATTCGTTCTATAATGTCACCACAGCATTGCGGTTAACTGGAGAGGTGAATTTAACCGCTTTAACCGCTACTTTTACCGCCATTGGCAACCGTCATGAAGCATTACGGACGAGGTTTGCAGCAGTGGAAGGGGAACCTGTCCAGGTGATTGCACCGGAGGCGGAAATTCCTCTGAATTGGGTGGATTTAAGGTGGTTTCCCCCCGAGGAACAGTTCGCCGAAGTCCAAAGATTGGCGGGGGTGGAATCGGAACGGGGGTTTAATTTATCCACGGGTCCTTTAATGCGGGTGACTCTGTTGCAATTAGGGGAGTTGGAGTGGATTTTACTGCTAAATCTGCACCACATTATTTCTGATGATTGGTCGATGGGGGTGTTGATTCGGGAATGGGGAGAAATTTATGGGGCGTTGGTGGCAAATCGTCCGATTAATTTGCCAGAATTACCTTTACAATATGCGGATTTTGCCGAATGGCAACGGGAGTGGTTTCAAGGAGAGGTTTTAGAGCAGCAGTTAGGCTATTGGCGGCAGCAATTACGGGGGATTGTTCCCCTGAATTTACCGGGAGATTTCCCCCCTTCCCCCAGACCTAGCTATCAGGGAGGCAGTCTACAAATTGAGTTCTCTCCTGCTCTGACCCAGGGGTTAAAACGGTTATCCCAGGATGCGGGGGTGACTTTATTTATGACGCTGTTGGCGGGGTTTCAACTGCTGTTATCTCGCTACAGTCAGCAGGATGAGGTGACCGTGGGTTCCCCGATTGCCAATCGCAACCGCAGCGAAATTGAGGGGTTAATTGGGTTTTTTGTGAATAGTTTGGTGTTGCGGACTTCGGTGGCTGGAAATCCGACGGTTCGGGAGTTTTTGGCGCGGGTGCGAGAGGTGACGTTAGGCGCTTATGCTCATCAAGATTTGCCTTTTGAAAAGGTGGTGGAGGCGTTACATCCGGACCGGGTTTTAACGGTTCATCCCCTATTTCAGGTGGTGTTTAATTTGCAAAATGCCCCGATGCAGGAGTTGGAATTGCCGGGGTTAACGGTGAGTTCTATGAGTTTGGGGGTGAAGACCACCCGGTTTGATTTAGAGGTGCATTTGTGGGAGGCGGGAGACAGTTTTCGCCGCACTTATGGGGAAGATTGGCAGCATGGGGAGGGTCTGCGGGGATTGGTGGTTTACAATCGCAGTCGCTTTCAGGGGGAGACGGTTAACCAGATGTTGGAACAGTTTAAAACGGTGTTAGAGAATATGGTTAAAAATCCAGAGGAGTGCATCAATCAGGTGGGATTAATCAGTGAGCAGGAACAGGGGAAATTAAGGGAGTGGAATCAGACGCAAACGGAGTATCCCCAAGGGGGAATTCCTCAACAATTTGAGGCGCAGGTGTTGGCGCATCCGGAGGCGGTGGCAGTGACGATCGCCGGGGAATCTTTGAGTTATGGGGAACTGAACCGGCGCAGCAATCAAGTGGCGCATTATTTACAAAAATTGGGGATAGAGTCTGAGGAGGTAGTGGGAATTTGTGCCGAACAATCCCTGGAGGCAATTGTGGGAATGGTGGGGATTTTGAAGGCGGGGGGTGCTTATTTGCCATTAGACCCGAGTTATCCGCGCGATCGCCTGGAGTGGATGGGGGAAGATGCGGCAATTCGGGTGGTGCTTACGCCGGAACGATTTGAGCAGCAATTGAGCGCTGTGGGAGAGGTGCGGGTTTGTTTGGATGGCGACTGGCAGGCAATTTCCCAGGAATCCCCGGAGAATCTCACGGCGTCAATTTCCGGGAGTCGTCTTGCTTATGTGATTTACACCTCGGGATCAACGGGAACACCGAAAGGGGTGGCAGTTTCTCACCGCGCAGTCAATCGTCTCGTTTTAAATACAAATTATATCCAAATCACCCCCCAGGACCGGATTGCTCAAGCAGCAACCCTCGCTTTTGATGCCGCAACTTTTGAGATTTGGGGTGCGTTGCTCAATGGCGCTCACTTAGTGGGAATCAGTCCGGCAGTTATCCTCTCTCCTCACGATTTAGTTCGGGAATTGCAGGAGAAACAAATTGATATATTATTCTTAACTACAGCGTTATTTCAGCAGGTGGTTCGGGCGATTCCCCAAGGGTTTCAGTCCTTGCGCTGCTTATTATTTGGAGGGGAAACTGTCGATCCCCGCTGGGTGAAAAAGCTGCTGAAACAAGGGATGCCACAGGAGTTGCTTCATGTTTATGGACCGACAGAAAATACCACTTTTTCCACCTATTACCGGATAGATTCCCTCCCGGAAGCAGCGAAGACGATTCCCATTGGTAAACCCATTGCCAATACGGAAGTTTATCTGTTGGATGAGCAGTTGCAACCAGTACCCGTGGGGATTTCTGGGGAAATCTATTTAGGTGGGGATGGACTGGCGCGAGGGTATCTGAATCGTCCGCAATTAACCGAGGAACGCTTTATCATTTATCCCGGGGATACATCGGGAAGGCGACTTTATAAAACGGGGGATTTAGGGCGGTATAAACCCGATGGGAATCTGGAGTTTTTAGGGCGAATTGACCATCAGGTGAAGATTCGGGGTTATCGGATTGAACTCGGGGAAATAGAGGCGATGTTGTGTCAGCATCCGGGAGTTGCAGCAGCAGTGGCGATCGCCCAAGAAGAGATACCCGGCGATAAACAATTGGTTGCGTATGTGGTCCCCCGAGTCACTCCCGGGGAATCTTCGGGGTTGAATATTGGTGAATTGCGGCGGTTTATGAGTGAAAAATTACCCCGTTATATGCTACCTGCTGCCTATGCTCTCCTAGAAGTGTTACCGTTGACACAAAATGGAAAAATCAACCGGCAAATCTTACCTGAGATAGAGACAACATTTGAGGAGTTACCAGAAAATTATGTAGCACCTCGAACTTCGGTTGAAGAATTGTTGGTGGACATTTGGCGACAAGTGTTAGGAAAACCGCAGGTAGGTGTTTATGATAATTTCTTCGAGTTGGGAGGACATTCCCTCCTGGCAACTCAACTCATTTCCCGGATTCGCGACGGGTTAAAAATCGAGTTACCAGTCAGTCAATTATTTGAAGCGCCAACGGTGGCGAGTTTAGCCAACTATATTGAAACAGTTTCTTGGGCGGCAAAACAGCCCAAATGGTCCAATCCAAACCAGGATTTTACAGAAGAGGTAGAGTTTTGA
- a CDS encoding putative CRISPR-associated protein produces the protein MMRNTLICTVGTSLFNNLKYADDSIKQVWESKNWNQLSLLLLERANTERLCGAEINSITSICAKGFLNNRLRLIFLVSDTEDGKATGELLKLYYDRAKNPLQFEEVDVRVLKGLRDDNIKAFKQEGLKNLVREISTEVRKFSPEAIAINATGGYKAQISFAGMIGQALEIPVYYLFEKFSEVIELPPQPVALDLGFWLNHYPLFEQLESEQVVAKAEIEGILDNELLQSLIDEEDLDGELHVSLSAMGVLFNERSRLQFAKQEFAILALIPQDDAEPTRKPISLRDDHGKDVLDAFAKKIRRSPYVKQIINSLPFNSSLKTPIRRTYSNGIVEFVLTWTDKGYGLCIQTTGRNLAETNTIALHLQKEFTS, from the coding sequence ATGATGAGAAACACCCTGATTTGTACCGTAGGCACCAGCTTGTTCAATAATCTCAAATATGCTGATGATTCCATTAAGCAAGTATGGGAGTCAAAAAACTGGAATCAACTGTCGTTGCTGCTGTTAGAACGAGCAAACACCGAGCGTTTATGTGGGGCGGAAATTAACTCAATCACGAGTATCTGTGCCAAAGGATTCTTGAATAACCGCCTTCGTTTGATTTTTTTAGTTTCTGATACCGAAGATGGCAAAGCAACGGGAGAATTGCTCAAGCTCTATTATGATCGCGCTAAAAACCCATTGCAGTTTGAAGAGGTTGATGTTCGAGTCCTGAAAGGGTTGCGTGATGATAACATCAAAGCCTTTAAGCAAGAAGGATTAAAAAATCTCGTGCGCGAAATCAGCACAGAAGTGCGAAAATTTTCTCCCGAGGCGATCGCGATTAATGCAACTGGCGGTTATAAAGCCCAAATTTCCTTTGCCGGGATGATTGGACAAGCCCTGGAAATTCCAGTTTACTATCTCTTTGAAAAATTTTCAGAAGTCATCGAGTTACCACCGCAACCAGTTGCCCTGGATCTGGGGTTTTGGCTCAATCATTATCCCCTATTTGAACAGCTAGAAAGCGAGCAAGTCGTTGCTAAGGCTGAAATTGAAGGCATCCTAGATAATGAATTATTGCAGTCCCTCATTGATGAAGAAGATTTAGATGGGGAACTTCATGTCTCCCTATCGGCAATGGGGGTCCTGTTTAACGAGCGATCGCGTTTACAATTTGCCAAACAAGAATTTGCAATTCTAGCGCTCATTCCTCAAGATGATGCCGAACCGACCCGTAAACCTATTAGCTTGAGAGACGATCATGGTAAAGATGTGTTAGATGCTTTCGCTAAAAAAATCCGCCGTTCTCCTTATGTTAAACAGATTATCAACTCTCTCCCCTTTAACTCAAGTCTTAAAACGCCGATTCGTCGGACATATTCCAATGGAATTGTTGAATTTGTCCTAACTTGGACAGACAAGGGATATGGGTTATGCATTCAAACCACGGGACGGAATTTGGCTGAGACAAATACCATTGCTTTACATCTACAAAAAGAGTTTACCTCTTAA
- a CDS encoding Rpn family recombination-promoting nuclease/putative transposase: MIDHDRLFKELLETFFPEFLELFFPELWNAIDPDSLSFQDKELFTDITSGEKYAADLVIRAQLKYGKIPILIHLEPQGRSESSFPRRMFICFCRLREKYAIGIYPIAVLSFDTPQRPDPNYYQVECCGKEVNRFNYEVVQLNRLNWQDFRDCNNAIGCALMAKMQMEIGDRPRVKLECLRLLHHLQLNPARTQLISEFIDIYLRLNPEEQALFQAELSTILPQEQEGVMEIVTSWMEQGIEQGMRQATVSLVQRLLNRRCGGISPELDLAVQQLSTPRLEELSEALLDFTSEADLVAWLNERTEG; encoded by the coding sequence ATGATAGACCACGATCGCCTATTCAAAGAACTCCTAGAAACCTTCTTCCCCGAATTCTTGGAACTGTTTTTCCCCGAACTCTGGAACGCCATAGACCCGGACTCTTTATCGTTCCAAGATAAAGAACTCTTTACCGACATCACCTCTGGGGAGAAATACGCAGCGGATCTCGTCATCCGAGCCCAACTGAAATATGGGAAAATCCCCATCCTGATTCATCTCGAACCTCAAGGGCGCAGCGAGTCCAGCTTTCCACGCCGGATGTTTATTTGCTTCTGCCGGTTGCGGGAAAAATACGCGATCGGCATTTATCCGATTGCGGTGCTATCCTTTGATACACCGCAACGACCGGATCCGAATTACTATCAAGTCGAATGTTGCGGCAAAGAAGTGAACCGATTTAACTATGAAGTCGTCCAGTTAAATCGCCTAAATTGGCAAGATTTTCGGGACTGCAACAATGCGATCGGCTGTGCATTGATGGCAAAAATGCAAATGGAAATAGGCGATCGGCCCCGAGTCAAGCTAGAATGTTTGCGACTGCTGCATCACCTACAACTGAATCCAGCCCGAACCCAGTTAATTTCCGAATTTATCGATATTTACCTCCGTTTAAATCCAGAAGAACAAGCCCTATTTCAAGCCGAATTGAGTACCATTTTACCCCAAGAACAGGAGGGAGTTATGGAAATCGTCACCAGTTGGATGGAACAAGGAATCGAACAAGGGATGCGGCAAGCAACGGTTTCCCTGGTTCAGCGTTTACTCAATCGCCGTTGCGGGGGCATTTCTCCCGAGTTAGATTTGGCAGTACAACAGTTATCGACTCCCCGGTTAGAGGAGTTGAGCGAGGCCCTATTGGATTTTACCAGTGAAGCGGATCTCGTCGCCTGGTTGAACGAAAGAACTGAGGGTTAA
- the cas6 gene encoding CRISPR system precrRNA processing endoribonuclease RAMP protein Cas6, giving the protein MLIRSTWTLSVASSIVLPRSYHLELVKELHRRMGLEIGGNQTPALTFSALQGYYSSSKEFCTFHPEELYRLYLCGLQEPTSKAIANLDLSDTLEFLGAEFAISDREDEITSYEQLYTTLVANEPEPVRHFNLQFTTPTAFSQQQVYLPLPVPALMFQSWLTRWNEFGPVYLGSDELITYLSQAMALSRHKLSTRSFQVNRSSISGFVGDVTLKTRTRADPLLANVAHLLIRYGEFAGTGIKTRLGMGKTYLNLDDS; this is encoded by the coding sequence ATGCTAATCCGTTCAACTTGGACCCTATCTGTCGCCAGTTCTATAGTTTTACCTCGGTCTTATCATTTGGAACTGGTGAAAGAACTGCATCGGCGCATGGGATTAGAAATAGGGGGAAATCAAACCCCTGCCTTGACTTTTTCTGCTCTACAGGGTTACTACAGCAGTTCCAAAGAATTTTGCACCTTTCACCCCGAGGAACTGTATCGTTTATACCTGTGCGGTTTACAGGAACCCACTTCCAAAGCGATCGCCAATCTCGACTTATCGGATACCCTGGAATTTTTGGGGGCTGAATTCGCAATCAGCGATCGCGAAGACGAGATTACCAGTTATGAACAACTTTACACCACATTAGTCGCCAACGAACCCGAACCCGTTCGACACTTTAACCTGCAATTTACCACCCCGACTGCTTTTTCCCAACAACAGGTTTATTTACCATTACCCGTTCCTGCTTTGATGTTCCAAAGTTGGTTGACGCGGTGGAACGAATTTGGGCCAGTTTACCTGGGAAGTGATGAACTGATTACTTATTTAAGTCAGGCGATGGCCCTTTCCAGACATAAACTTTCCACCCGCTCGTTTCAAGTTAATCGTAGTTCTATCAGCGGTTTTGTTGGCGATGTCACTCTAAAAACTCGCACCCGCGCCGATCCATTACTGGCAAATGTCGCTCACTTGCTCATTCGCTATGGCGAATTTGCCGGAACGGGTATCAAAACCCGCTTAGGCATGGGAAAAACTTACCTAAATTTAGACGATAGTTAG